One Azoarcus sp. DN11 DNA segment encodes these proteins:
- a CDS encoding CysB family HTH-type transcriptional regulator: protein MNFQQLRIIRETVRRNFNLTEVANALFTSQSGVSKHIKDLEDELGVELFVRKGKRLLGLTDPGRELVVMVERMLLDAGNIKRLAEQYSNRDEGRLTVVTTHTQARYALPKVVTEFKKLYPKVHLKLHQGSPEEIVSMLLDGQADLGIATEALADVAELASFPYYSWHHSVIVPAGHPLEAVQPLTLEAIAEYPLITYHEGFTGRSIIDRAFAAAGLAPDVAMSAMDADVIKTYVELGLGIGIVASMAFQPGREGELRQLDSRHLFPANTTRIAVRRGHYLRGFAYRFIEMCSPTLTEAALRNCIIPAGNGPGEE, encoded by the coding sequence ATGAACTTCCAGCAGCTACGCATCATCCGCGAGACGGTGCGGCGCAACTTCAACCTCACCGAGGTCGCCAACGCCCTGTTCACGTCGCAGTCGGGCGTCTCCAAGCACATCAAGGACCTCGAGGACGAGCTCGGCGTCGAGCTCTTCGTGCGCAAGGGCAAGCGCCTGCTGGGCCTCACCGACCCGGGCCGCGAACTCGTCGTGATGGTCGAGCGCATGCTGCTCGACGCGGGCAACATCAAGCGCCTGGCCGAGCAGTACAGCAACCGCGACGAGGGCCGCCTGACCGTCGTGACCACGCACACGCAGGCGCGTTACGCGCTGCCCAAGGTCGTGACCGAGTTCAAGAAGCTGTATCCGAAAGTACACCTCAAGCTGCACCAGGGCAGCCCGGAGGAGATCGTGTCGATGCTGCTCGACGGCCAGGCCGACCTCGGCATCGCCACCGAAGCGCTCGCGGACGTCGCCGAGCTCGCGTCCTTCCCCTACTACTCGTGGCACCACTCGGTGATCGTGCCGGCCGGCCATCCGCTGGAAGCGGTGCAGCCGCTCACGCTGGAGGCCATCGCCGAATACCCGTTGATCACCTACCACGAAGGCTTCACCGGGCGCTCCATCATCGACCGCGCCTTCGCCGCTGCGGGCCTCGCGCCCGACGTCGCGATGTCGGCGATGGACGCGGACGTCATCAAGACCTACGTCGAACTCGGGCTGGGCATCGGCATCGTCGCGTCGATGGCCTTCCAGCCCGGGCGCGAGGGCGAACTGCGCCAGCTCGACAGCCGCCACCTCTTCCCCGCCAACACCACGCGCATCGCGGTGCGGCGCGGGCACTACCTGCGCGGCTTCGCCTACCGCTTCATCGAGATGTGCTCACCCACCCTCACCGAAGCGGCGCTGCGCAACTGCATCATCCCGGCCGGCAACGGCCCCGGCGAAGAATGA